The Sander lucioperca isolate FBNREF2018 chromosome 15, SLUC_FBN_1.2, whole genome shotgun sequence genome window below encodes:
- the LOC116051494 gene encoding calpain-2 catalytic subunit-like, translating into MTSTADRLARQQDREQGIGTNEKTVKFSQQDYETLREQCLKSGRLFEDNCFPAERTSIGYNELGPYSSKTRGVVWKRPTELCSNPKFIDDGATRMDICQGALGDCWLLAAIASLTLDQQILARVVPQEQSFTEGYAGIFHFQFWQFGEWVDVVIDDRLPTKDGKLLFVHSAEGSEFWSALLEKAYAKLYGSYEALSGGNTIEGFEDFTGGIAEVYTLDKAPPELFQIMQKALSRGSLLGCSIDITSAYETEAVTALKLVKGHAYSVTGAEEVHFQGKPVQLVRIRNPWGQVEWTGPWSDGSSEWNHVSKDEKSKLNHAADDGEFWMSYSDFIKQFSKLEICNLTPDTLTSDDVGYWNHNQYEGMWRVGSTAGGCRNFSATFSSNPQFVVRLEDVDDDPVDGKDGCTFLVGLMQKDGRRQKRLDRNLETIGFAIYEVPDQYKGQSNVRLGPDVLLRQRAVAMSSSFINTREVCDRFKLPPGEYAIIPSTFQPHKNGSFLLRMFAEKQAVASPLEEHIDTQIEEEEVSERDVDPHFKKLFKQIAGNDMEVSVFELVEILNKVVSHRSDIKTDGFSLETGRLIVSLLDKDESGSLGLMEFHLIWSKIQKYLAIFKKYDTDSSGTMSSHEMRGAATEAGFQVNSAVLQSIVSRYADAQYAIDFDSFVGCLIKLEMLFKMFKALERADTGKIELDMQQWLCLAIY; encoded by the exons ATGACATCCACGGCAGATCGACTGGCCCGTCAGCAGGACAGGGAACAAGGCATTGGCACAAACGAGAAAACAGTGAAGTTCTCCCAGCAGGATTATGAGACTCTGCGCGAGCAGTGTTTGAAGAGTGGACGCCTGTTTGAGGACAACTGCTTTCCAGCTGAGCGCACATCAATAGGCTACAATGAGCTGGGACCATACTCATCCAAAACCAGGGGTGTTGTTTGGAAAAGGCCAACG GAGCTGTGCTCAAACCCAAAGTTCATTGATGATGGAGCCACAAGGATGGACATTTGCCAAGGAGCTCTGG GTGACTGCTGGCTTCTGGCTGCAATAGCCTCTCTGACTCTAGACCAGCAGATCCTGGCTCGCGTGGTGCCCCAGGAACAGAGTTTTACTGAAGGTTACGCCGGGATATTTCACTTCCAG TTCTGGCAGTTTGGCGAGTGGGTGGATGTGGTGATCGATGACCGTTTACCCACCAAAGATGGAAAGCTGCTGTTTGTTCACTCAGCAGAGGGCTCAGAGTTTTGGAGCGCGCTGCTGGAGAAGGCCTACGCCAA GTTGTATGGCAGCTATGAGGCCCTGTCAGGAGGAAACACTATTGAGGGTTTTGAGGATTTCACAGGAGGGATTGCAGAAGTATACACCTTAGACAAAGCTCCACCAGAGCTCTTCCAAATCATGCAGAAGGCCTTGAGCCGGGGTTCACTGCTTGGTTGCTCTATTGAT ATCACCAGTGCCTATGAGACAGAGGCAGTTACAGCTCTCAAACTTGTCAAGGGACATGCATACTCAGTCACTGGTGCAGAGGAG GTTCATTTCCAAGGCAAGCCGGTTCAGCTGGTTCGCATCAGGAACCCCTGGGGTCAGGTGGAGTGGACTGGGCCTTGGAGTGATGG GTCCAGTGAATGGAACCATGTCAGCAAAGATGAGAAATCAAAGTTGAACCATGCGGCTGATGATGGAGAATTCTG GATGTCCTATTCAGACTTTATCAAGCAGTTCTCCAAGCTGGAGATCTGTAACTTGACCCCAGACACGCTCACGAGTGATGATGTGGGCTACTGGAACCACAACCAGTATGAAGGGATGTGGAGGGTGGGCTCTACTGCAGGCGGCTGCCGCAATTTCTCAG CCACATTCTCGTCCAACCCTCAGTTTGTGGTGCGTCTGGAGGATGTGGACGATGATCCCGTGGACGGGAAGGATGGATGTACCTTTCTGGTTGGGCTCATGCAAAAGGATGGGCGACGGCAGAAGAGGCTCGACCGCAACCTTGAGACCATTGGCTTTGCCATTTATGAG GTCCCAGATCAG TACAAAGGCCAAAGCAATGTTCGCCTGGGTCCAGATGTCCTGCTGCGACAGAGAGCTGTGGCCATGAGCAGCTCCTTCATCAACACACGGGAAGTATGCGACCGCTTTAAACTTCCTCCAGGAGAATATGCCATTATTCCCTCGACCTTCCAGCCTCACAAGAATGGCAGCTTCCTTCTCAGGATGTTCGCTGAGAAACAGGCTGTAGCCAG tcCACTGGAGGAGCACATTGACACTCAAATTGAGGAG GAGGAGGTATCTGAGAGAGATGTGGATCCTCATTTCAAGAAGCTCTTCAAGCAGATTGCTGGAAAT GACATGGAGGTATCAGTCTTTGAACTGGTTGAAATTTTGAACAAAGTTGTCTCTCACC GGTCTGATATCAAGACAGATGGCTTCAGCCTTGAGACAGGTCGCCTTATTGTCAGTCTGCTAGAT AAAGATGAAAGTGGCAGTTTGGGGCTGATGGAATTCCACTTGATTTGGAGTAAAATCCAGAAATACCTG GCGATCTTCAAGAAATATGACACAGACAGCTCTGGCACAATGAGCTCCCACGAGATGAGAGGCGCCGCCACTGAAGCAG GTTTCCAGGTCAACAGTGCTGTGCTGCAGTCCATTGTCAGCCGTTATGCCGATGCTCAGTATGCCATAGACTTTGACAGTTTTGTGGGTTGTCTCATTAAACTGGAAATGCTCTTCA AAATGTTTAAGGCTCTGGAGAGAGCTGACACAGGGAAGATTGAGCTGGATATGCAACAG TGGCTGTGCCTGGCGATCTACTGA